One genomic segment of Sminthopsis crassicaudata isolate SCR6 chromosome 4, ASM4859323v1, whole genome shotgun sequence includes these proteins:
- the LOC141541159 gene encoding trace amine-associated receptor 9-like encodes MINSSNGSQLIAIELCYENINGSCIKTSYSTGPRVFLYLVFGFGIVLAVFGNLLVMISILHFKQLHSPANFLIASLACADFLVGVTVMPFSMVRLVESCWYFGESYCKFHSSFDGSFCYSSIFHLCFISIDRYIAVTDPLVYPTKFTLWVSGICILLSWFLATTYSFSLFYTGANDDGLEELVSALTCVGGCQIAMNQNWVLVDFLLFFIPTLVMVILYCKIFLVAKQQARKIESMSNKTESSSESYKARVSKRERKAAKTLGIAVIAFVISWFPYFIETLVDAYLGFITPTYIYEIFIWFTYYNSAMNPLIYAFFYPWFRRAIKLIITGKVFRGHSSTIDLFSEKKPLD; translated from the coding sequence ATGATAAATAGTAGCAATGGATCCCAGCTTATAGCTATAGAGCTATGCTACGAGAACATCAATGGGTCCTGCATTAAAACTTCCTACTCCACTGGACCCCGAGTCTTCCTCTACCTGGTATTTGGTTTTGGAATTGTGCTGGCTGTCTTTGGAAACCTTCTGGTCATGATTTCAATCCTTCACTTCAAACAGCTGCACTCTCCAGCCAATTTTCTCATTGCCTCCTTGGCTTGTGCTGACTTTTTGGTGGGAGTCACTGTGATGCCCTTCAGTATGGTGAGGTTGGTGGAGAGTTGTTGGTACTTTGGGGAGAGTTACTGTAAATTTCATTCATCTTTTGATGGATCATTTTGTTATTCATCCATTTTTCACTTGTGCTTCATCTCCATTGATAGATACATTGCTGTAACTGACCCTCTTGTTTATCCAACCAAATTCACTCTCTGGGTTTCAGGAATATGCATCTTGTTGTCCtggttccttgccactacatatagtttttcacttttttacacAGGTGCCAATGATGATGGACTAGAGGAATTAGTAAGTGCTCTTACATGTGTGGGAGGTTGTCAAATTGCTATGAATCAAAACTGGGTATTGGTAGATTTTCTATTGTTCTTTATTCCCACTCTGGTTATGGTCATTCTTTATTGTAAGATTTTTCTAGTAGCTAAACAACAGGCTAGAAAGATTGAAAGTATGAGCAACAAAACTGAGTCATCCTCAGAGAGTTACAAAGCCAGAGTAtccaagagggagagaaaagcagCAAAAACTCTGGGTATTGCTGTGATTGCATTTGTGATTTCATGGTTCCCTTATTTCATTGAGACACTAGTTGATGCTTACCTTGGGTTCATCACCCCAACTTATATTTATGAGATTTTCATTTGGTTTACCTATTATAACTCAGCCATGAATCCTCTGATTTATGCTTTCTTTTACCCTTGGTTTCGAAGAGCAATTAAACTTATTATCACTGGGAAAGTCTTCAGAGGCCACTCTTCAACAATAGatttgttttctgaaaaaaagCCTTTAGATTGA